TACCTGGTTTTGTTCGTTTGCTCAAGCGGCTGCATCAAGCGCAggaaaataaatatgacttgGTTATTATTAGTGATTCAAATACCATCTTTATAAGTGAATGGCTGGAAGCGCATGGACTAGCAAATTgctttgaaaacatatttaccaACCCAGCGCATTTTGACAATGACGGCTTACTGCATGTGCAACCTTATCACCATCAGACCGATTGCAAACTGAGCGCTGCCAACTTATGTAAGGGTAAGATATTGGAGCATTTCGTGGCCAAGCGAAATCTGCGCGATAATACGCACTACGAATGTATTATTTATGTTGGTGATGGCCACAACGACTTGTGTCCAGTGCTGAAGCTGCGGCAAGGCGATATAGCATGTCCTCGGCAAGATTATGCGCTGGACAAAAAAATAACAGCGCATCGCAATAAAATGAATTTGCGCGCGGATGTCATTAAGTGGAAAAGTGGTTTTGAATTGTTGAAACAATTGGCTGAACGTGATGCCGCACTAGATGATACGGATGCAGGCAAGACGTCGACGGAATCAACAAAGCAGTAGACAGTCAATTGTGCGACATTAGAATGTGTGCAAACCCACTGAATTAACTGCATGCTGATAAAATTCTATTAAGTGCTGTGTTAGTGTGTGCTAAGCTAgctatttgtgtattttttcaaAGATTTCTGTGTATGAATGTTATTGTGTATATCAAATCTCTATACAGTTATCCAAGTATTTTCCATATTGTAGCCAAATGATATCTACgtgaccataggtcgcggtgcatacctcaaaatttattCTATCTAtctacttgtatacatacatttgtgtaCTAAGTGTTTGGTGGCGagcgttaataaaaattgtcatATGCTCGCCATAAATATTatcttaatacatacatatacatttattgcACCTGAACGCTAAATTGGAGTGAATGAGCGGTTTATGTACAAGTGGTTAACACGGGAATCTCTATTTACAGTgttaaatattacatacatacataatataaatatatttttagatgtTTTAGCTGCGAAttattgcaataaataaatgacTGAAAAGCActgcaaacatatttaattttgcaaGAGTATGGCTTATCTTTCTGTGTTTAAGTGTTTTCAAAACAGGTAAGCATTTAGTTAGCTTAAACTAGCAAACATGCTataattatgcaaataaaatacaataaatactttttatgaaCCGTATTCAAATGTCTGCTAAGAGCACAAAACTTCCCAAATTCAAACGCATTTGACGTTTTGTTCACTCATTGCACATGAGCAATTCACACGCACAGTGCGCACACCTACACATGCGCACGAACAAATTCgccaaaaatgcaattttaaattcataattatGATCCAGGATAATGCGAATGTGCAAGAAAAGGAAAGGATATCTATTTGTGTTGTCTGTTGTTTTTCAGCGACTTTCTCATCACTTCTGGGCACCTGTTATTTCAGCTGGTTTTTTCGATAAGAAAAGCTGGTCGCGAGATCAACGACGACAGCCACGGAAGTGCAGGGTTGcgaactttttaattaaaaaatttggaatataaaaataaataataaaaaaaaaaataaaataaaaaatggtattacaaattatattttcaatttttaaccccaacatcgggatcaacaaattatttttaattcttaattatggtatatacataagtacgtgaaataattttttgttttttagttcggtagaaaaattaaaattataaaataatttttttgaccggtttttgggattaaaaatgttttttttttaattttttatttggtatatggcattaaattttttttttaatttctgtgtgtgtgtaaaaaacACCAAGCGAGCAGAACAGACAACTAGTCAACGATAAGAAGAGcgtagcaaaacaaaaataaaatagcaaagaGAGCGAGCACGTGGTGAGTATTGTAGTTGATTGGTTGCTTACTGTATGGTTATGGGTGCCTATTATTTCAGCTGGTTTTGTGCAACGcctcaaaattgtttaaatcaacACTAGGGTGGGTCGGTCTCTAACGATTTAAGGTTATTTTTAAGTTGTGGAGAAAAaatggtaataaaaaatatttttattttaaataataagtggaaatattattatttaaaactatgTAATGCGGCTCTGCcatttttatacatacttacacagcAGTCCACACAAATAACACCAGTTGTCGGCTTAAAGGATATTTTGGTCTTTATTTGAATTGTACacagtaaatttgaaaaatgtacgcatatgaatttatgtatgtatgtatataagtgagTATATGAGTGTATGCTTGCAGCAGATTAACTTTCGcttcatttttcaaaaaccatttgttaatacaatattatgttaagttaagtgtCATAGTGTTGGCTTCATATTCAATATATCTTTAATACacgtacataatatatatgtgtagtaGAGGTCTTCTCTTACATAAAATgcgttgtaaaattttatagcaCACAAGTTTTTACTTCATGAAAACTTAACAGCAATATACAGTAACAATTGCAGCTATTTAAGTGTTTTTACGCACACCACtgtaacaatttttactttcaaaaagaGTGCAACACCTGCTCGTATGCACTTTTGTAgagttgtgtgtatgtataatattaaacattaatGGATTTTGTGTAGGAAACGGCTGTAGCCTCACTATCTATAACAAATTGCTTGTAAACTTTGCGACCTAATACATGCGTGTAAAATTtggattttagaaaaattgacaaaatcaattacatatataattaattactatAATAATGTGgtaaaaaagcaataataaaaattaaaaaatatataggctAATAACATGtcgataaaatattaaaatatgcatataaacgCCAACAAGTGGCAACCATATCGTTCAGCTAAGTAAGTGTCAAACTCAAAATGGTaaatattagcaaaaaaaaaacaaaaaaaagaaatacaaaatttctttttaaccAAGGAAAATTCAATAATCGAAAATACATTTGCTCGCTTATTTCGTTGGAAGGCCAATGCATTCTTAGCACCAAACAATCCGCAAGCGCAATTGAACGCGCATTTATGGCGAAACATGCGCTTTGCAAATTTCTAATTACACCTAAACAACTACTTcgtgtaaaaatatttcactttatgCTTCTTAAATTCCACCCGCTGACATACGACTGCGCGCTATCACGTGCCTAAACTACTTTATACTGCTAACTTTTTGTATTCCTATTTTGTCTTCACTCACTTGCTAGCTACTATTGgttttcattttgtttgtgattttgttgttgttgttgtgtgtgtgtgttgcctTAAATGGTGTTCTTAACAATTTCACAgtttatatcataaaaatatcttaaactTAGTCTTagaagaattttaatatttcgacATTTCTGGCAATTAGCACCGACGCTGCCGCAACCGCTCTCCATGAGCTGTGTGGTGGTGGTGGCCGTTACGGCAAGCGTATCAATGATAACTGTCTCATCCTCGTACTCATCACGTTCGTAGTAGTAAATATCATAGTCCTTTTGGTTGTAGTTGGCCATGGTCACTTGCATGCCGCGCTGCCCCGGCTCGCCGGTGCCACGCTTTACGTAACGCGCACAGCGTACACTGCCGCCGGCGTTGTTTAACAGCGTATTGGCTGTTGCGTTACAGGTTGCGGCACCGTTTCTTCTCGCATTATAAGTGTCGTAATTGTTGTAACTGTCGTGACTGTCGTAGTAGTGGTTGTTGTCGATGGTGCGCGTGTCAGCGCGTTGACCGCTAGTGCCGAATCTGTTGCTGGCTCTGCacgcgcttgttgttgttattgctgctgtggCGGCTATAGTTTGTTGCTGATATTGTTGgggctgctgttgttgttgttgttgttgctgctgctgataaTTAGTATTGCCAATTTGGCTTGGCCAGAGGCAGCGCATCCAAGCGAAGCGCCTTTCACATTTTAAACATTGCTAGTGACAGTGTTCCGTTACATCGACAATCACCGACTTCCGCCAGCAGAACAGGAAGTAGCCGACAGCGGCGCCCAGCACCACGGCAATGCAGAGCCAAACGTTGTAGGTCATAAAGATCAGCATCAGCATGAAGGAGAGCGTCACTTGCAGTATGTGGAGCCCGGTTTGATAGAAATGGTTCAGCGACAGCATCGTCGGACTGTGGCAGGCGAAAAGAGCGTGggagagatagagagagagagagagagggtaAGTAGGAGCAGcgtaaaaaaagtaaatgttaatagcttaaaaataaaatggcgACAGGAAACGAATTATTTGATGCGTTAAAAAGCGGATAATCGTTGCGCCAACAAACACATGCACAATCTATGTAGTTTTTACTGTGATGAGTGGATGGCGGGGGtatgtcgttttttttttcattttaggtgaaataataaataaaaattttgcgagGGTTCAACAGCGAGTAACGAAAACGACGGCTTGAATCTCAATGCATGCAGCTTTGCAGCTCGAAGCTCTACACCTAACTGATTTGTGCGTCGCGGTCGCGCATGTCAAGTTTAAGTCTGGCCATGTAAATCTCGGTGATCGGTGATTATGCTGGCTGGTTTTCGGCGTTTGCGCATGTTATTATATGTCAGCTGCGGTGACTACTTAAGTGTGAGGTTAGATTTGAGTTGGCAAAATGCTGCACGCTTGTAGAAACACTAACATTTAGTTGCAAAGGAAAATAACTGTCGCTCACGTTGTAGCTGATCACATCACTTACTTAAGAAATAtgcaattttcattattatactcACGGTTGCTTGTGTATGACTTCGCCAACATATCTACACGTTACAgatttttcgattattattttttgtttcgttgAGAGCACAAATGTGAATGGATGTGAGAAAGAGAGAAAAATGAAGCAAAAGGGACAAAACATATGCGAATTAGAATATGGAttacaacaatagcaaacatacaaacaacacattaaagaatttaaaaataaaacagaaaactaAAGCTGCTAAGTGCACCAAGAATGTCAACACACAGTCTACAATTACTTACTGCACTGGCGAGGCGCTCGTCGACGGCGTACTCCGTTGCGGATCTTCGGGATTGCGTTGTGGTCCGGTAACTGGTCGGTATTCCAGCAAATTGTATGTCTTCCAAAACAGGTATTCGCGATAGTACTTGAGACCCTCGTAAAGCACAGCCATTACAAATATAGCGATCATCGAACCAATCAGGCCCATGATACTATCGAATTTCCACCAGGAGAAGAGCACAGTCTCATTGTAGCCGTAGTGGAACTGCAACGAAATAGTGTTAGTTGAAATTGTGTAACCACGAAAAGCCTTTACTTACCGCCATTGACATCATATGATGCATTGCTCCTTCCATATTCATGGCGCCATGGTCGTGGCTGTTGTGCATCGCATGCTGGTCGCTCATGACCACGTGCTCGCCATGACCCATCACATCCAAGGGGCTGACAGTGGTGGTGGACAATATTGTAGCGGCATGATCGTGTGGTGTTGCCGTATCTAGAGGCAGCATATGATGTGCTTTAGTACAAATGGTGGACCATTCAATGGATGAAGTAGTGTGTGAGATAACGAAACAAAAGTAAGGcagcgtaaaaaaaaaaaaaaattgaagaataaaaacaaacaataacaataaaaataaaaaatactacacataaaaaaataaattacttataaattaaaaaagtaatataatcCACAGAAGTAAAATAGTATTTCCTGCACACTAACGTAGACTATTGGTGTTAATGCCCTAAAAtataatactcgtatatgctACGAATGCTATGAGTTTAGAGTGTTACTAAGAGACAGCACACGGCTTGATTGAGTTTGGTGTCGATTTTGAGAGATTTTAGAGTGAATGGGCATAGTACAATGAACAAAAATCTAGCGGTAACTTTAGCTACCACATGCTTTTTTGGAAAGTTCTGTCATTCGAGTGACGATTAACAAACTGTTTTCGGAAAGATTGCTATAACACGAATGCTTTCGTAGGCTCTAGGCCTAAAAGTTGTTGAGTTGGTAACTGCTGATGTTACAGTGGTAAAAGGGATTCACTGAGCTGGAAAATTTGGAGAAGGTGGAACCCTCTGTAACCCCTTGCTTTACGATTTAATTtctaagaataaaaaaaaatacaattaatttcgaaataaatacaaattgataaataagaataaaaagagAGCCAAgataatgtataaatattataacatttgtttttaagtttaataaatttactactactacttttGCAGCATTTAAAGATGTGGCGGGCATTGCGGGACCGTCAATGTTGAATTTGGCACAGAAAATGTTTGCGGGCGACAGTCGTCATTTTCACTCAAGGGGTTAAATTAATGGGGCTGCTCTTACAAGCGGCAAAATatcagtgaaaaaaaaacacaaatcatAACAtacaggggtgttgtagaatcagATAGTTGTCGGTAACAGAATTgcaaccgataaaaaaaaatgtatagtagtagctgtcatgaattcagatattattggtttgacgtacGAAACAgcaattgtatcggttttgagTGTCAcgcaaaccaattttatcgggtCTGTTATCGGTAGCAAAGCAAGCAGATAttcgctgacagatttgaaatgtaagttaagaaaataatttatattattgttacgttCTAATTTATCTGCATTTTTATAggcgaaaacttaaaaataaaacaccaaatttcataattattgagtttatgaaaaaaatgcagatattttaagaggttTCACAAAACGttataaatgtaatataaatcgataatgtgatataaatctgtaatgtaagcatgcatacaaacatacaagtaaatgcaaaccAAATTCCACATGCGTCTCCtccaagtggattactgtgatcttttaatatcttgcttttaatttttcattgcttttttctttcaataaaatataagctAAAATAGCGGCACTCATTGTAGACTTTAGTAGATTTTATTGGGTATTTCCAATTTGTCAAACGcttacaaatttattcatttacaagttttgtcacaatagtaaacagctgataCGAATATTGCTTTTGCATATGTTCTTAAAGAcaaaaatccaatcagattctgtgacaccactGAAaactgacaactacgcaaatgtCTGTCTTGAATTCCACAACACTACTGATAACGTAATGAACCTTAGTCATGCTTAGGTAAAACTTAGTGTATAAACAAAACTGCGGCGTTGCTATGAGCGTCATTTTAGCAGTTTACTTTGACTATGATTGTAGAAACTTACCGTGATTGTGTATACTATGCTGTGAATGATCCATTTTGCCACTACCGTGTGCAGGTTACCACttattattgtagttgttgctgctCAAATCCAccgaattaattaaaaataagattttttgcTCGCCAACACTTGCCTTGGCATTTAGGAAGATTGCTGTGAAATGGCGGACTGTAAATAgaagaagagagagagagagagagagagtgaatatatgtatgagaAAATATTGTGgagcattttaaatttaattgtaatttgcTTGCTTGTTACTCTGCCTTTTCTACGTAACTAATTACGCATATCGGTATTATATACGCAAGGAATACAAAGCATGCTTAGGCGTTGTATAACAACTAAATGCTGTGGTCTGACAGTCTAACGGTAAATACGATAAAATGGTTGCGGATTGCAAGaggaaaagtagaaaaaatcgCGTTTTATGCGCATAAATAATCAACTTAAGCAGCTGATAAAGCGCTGTCTTGCGCTTCCATAACAATAAAAAGCGGCAAACTCagcaaaaagtagtaaaaacTTAACAAGAACAACATTTCAACATTTATAATTACGCCCACAAGCGCGCAACAGTTTGTCGAATGTGTTAGACTAAAAACGCTTAGTCCTTAGCTACTAATCGCATTGCACAACTGTTACGCGCAAGTAAATGAGTTGAAGCTGAAACAAAAACTGGTTTCTAAAGTCGCGTTATTTATCCAAAAAGTCAGCCGATTTGTAATGTAAACGGATGGTTCCATAAACTCATGAATTCTGGTACTGTCTGACCACCTACTTTTGAAAGGTTTGACTGATTTTACAAGCTCGAAATGCTAACGCTGGAAGTAGTACCAGTTTCACAGCTGCTGCTTTCATTTGCGAGCCGCCTTCGACGAAAAGAGTGCGGTGAAGTCAGAGCTGGCCAACTATAGCACTATTTTCTTGTATCTTCGCGACTGACTTTgtaactgtttaagcttagctgaccattcgttCGTCTAgggcttagaaattaaaaaaaaaattaattgaataaaattgtgttgctctctcagctattatatgtcgcgatttgCAGTGAATTATAGTACGGAAAAAACCGATGACTAAAAAAAACCGTACCGGATTTTGCCGGGACAAATATGGTCGCCTAAGTTTAAGCTCTCTCTCAAATATTTGTACTAACAGTAGTTCCGTTTGTCTTGATTTCCAATTTCCTTTCGAGCTGTTACTGAGTGAAATTTATTACAGAATTGTTCATTGATCATTTCACTGCGTCTTCTGCGCTCTACAACAGCAGCGGGGTTTCAACAGGAgtgctttataaaaaaaaaaattgtagagcACTCGTCTGCTAAAATATACGTCAACTGCGACGTACATTCTGATATTCAACAATCGATTTTCGATAAGAACAGCTAATTTATTGAGCTGCCACCACGAGCCAATGACATTTCTAACTCTCATGCAGTACTTATGCTAGTCTGAGCTTCGTACATTTCTGCAGCTGTGTCTGCAACTGCTCTAATTAGACCAAACTTATGCTTATAGCTGAAGGTTTGGAAGACTGCTTACTTTTAATTAcagtcaattttttttagttggtaACACACGGATTTGCCTCTTCTTGCACTATGTTTACGCTTAGCAACGGGCATGTGTTAAATCGATAGTTCTCTGTAAAATATTTCCAAGTCAGTTGTTTTCTAGTAAAACCCAAATAGACgctgatatgtatgtacaatacatatatgggccagaatatgtatattatatgctTGGCAACTTGCCTGCTTCCCACGGTTAATgcataaaaagttttgaaatgctAGCGCTTGTCACTTGTGAAACTGCGTAGATATGCAGCGTTGCCACGTTTGAGTGCaaaaagacaaataaaaaaaattatggaaaaatgcGGGAAGAGTTCTCGGAATAACAACGTTGTGTTTTCcaccaacaacaatgacaacaacaacaaaaggtcAAATTGAAACCAAAGGCCAGGTTCAAAGGAACTTCCACAGAAAATGGAGGACAAACAGACGGCcacacaataataaaaaaaatgcatgaaaTACCGCGCCTAAACCGTGAAATTTGTGGCTACTTCCTCATAGCTTAAAAATAGAAGAAGGAAGTAAGTGTTCCAAGGAAATCGTAACGGTCGCCTGAGCTTGTTTGATGAAGCAGCTACTGCTGCTCACTTCTTGTTAAGCCTTAAGCGGCTTTGGCGAAcactaaaaa
The sequence above is drawn from the Bactrocera oleae isolate idBacOlea1 chromosome 5, idBacOlea1, whole genome shotgun sequence genome and encodes:
- the Ctr1A gene encoding high affinity copper uptake protein 1 isoform X1 → MDHSQHSIHNHAHHMLPLDTATPHDHAATILSTTTVSPLDVMGHGEHVVMSDQHAMHNSHDHGAMNMEGAMHHMMSMAFHYGYNETVLFSWWKFDSIMGLIGSMIAIFVMAVLYEGLKYYREYLFWKTYNLLEYRPVTGPQRNPEDPQRSTPSTSASPVQYVGEVIHKQPPTMLSLNHFYQTGLHILQVTLSFMLMLIFMTYNVWLCIAVVLGAAVGYFLFCWRKSVIVDVTEHCH
- the Ctr1A gene encoding high affinity copper uptake protein 1 isoform X3 yields the protein MDHSQHSIHNHAHHMLPLDTATPHDHAATILSTTTVSPLDVMGHGEHVVMSDQHAMHNSHDHGAMNMEGAMHHMMSMAFHYGYNETVLFSWWKFDSIMGLIGSMIAIFVMAVLYEGLKYYREYLFWKTYNLLEYRPVTGPQRNPEDPQRSTPSTSASPVHPTMLSLNHFYQTGLHILQVTLSFMLMLIFMTYNVWLCIAVVLGAAVGYFLFCWRKSVIVDVTEHCH
- the Ctr1A gene encoding high affinity copper uptake protein 1 isoform X2; translation: MDHSQHSIHNHDTATPHDHAATILSTTTVSPLDVMGHGEHVVMSDQHAMHNSHDHGAMNMEGAMHHMMSMAFHYGYNETVLFSWWKFDSIMGLIGSMIAIFVMAVLYEGLKYYREYLFWKTYNLLEYRPVTGPQRNPEDPQRSTPSTSASPVQYVGEVIHKQPPTMLSLNHFYQTGLHILQVTLSFMLMLIFMTYNVWLCIAVVLGAAVGYFLFCWRKSVIVDVTEHCH
- the LOC106620845 gene encoding probable phosphatase phospho2, encoding MDSCKMLPRVSRRLVAFDFDCTVVDDNTDTVVRDLLPVDNFPSETITQKEGWQEYMAEVFRRLHKQSISPQTIRDKIRCIPEVPGFVRLLKRLHQAQENKYDLVIISDSNTIFISEWLEAHGLANCFENIFTNPAHFDNDGLLHVQPYHHQTDCKLSAANLCKGKILEHFVAKRNLRDNTHYECIIYVGDGHNDLCPVLKLRQGDIACPRQDYALDKKITAHRNKMNLRADVIKWKSGFELLKQLAERDAALDDTDAGKTSTESTKQ